A single window of Hemibagrus wyckioides isolate EC202008001 linkage group LG28, SWU_Hwy_1.0, whole genome shotgun sequence DNA harbors:
- the slc25a25b gene encoding calcium-binding mitochondrial carrier protein SCaMC-2-B isoform X2 has translation MLAEMWSSMRRWFSGSSPAEQNDQNVANLVQKEHSMLADSGGKKQENGPTPAKKTTMLLLMAPPKDLQQKIVKAGDKDLDGQLDFEEFVHYLRDHEKKLRLVFKSLDKKNDGRIDSQEIMQSLRDLGVHISEQQAEKILKSMDKNGTMTIDWNEWRDYHLLHPAENIPEIILYWKHSTIFDVGESLMVPDEFTAEEKNTGMWWRHLVAGGGAGAVSRTCTAPLDRLKVLMQVHSSRMNTMCIASGFSQMIREGGIRSLWRGNGINVLKIAPESAIKFMAYEQIKRLIGSNQETLGILERLVAGSLAGAIAQSSIYPMEVLKTRLALGRTGQYSGIADCAKHVFKKEGLAAFYKGYIPNMLGIIPYAGIDLAVYETLKNSWLQRYATDSADPGVFVLLACGTMSSTCGQLASYPLALVRTRMQAQATLDGAPQMSMSKLFRHIVRTEGATGLYRGLAPNFMKVIPAVSISYVVYENLKVTLGVQSR, from the exons ATGCTGGCAGAAATGTGGTCGTCCATGCGCCGGTGGTTTTCAGGATCGTCGCCAGCTGAGCAGAATGACCAAAATGTTGCAAATCTCGTGCAAAAGGAACACAGCATGCTGGCAGATTCAGGTGGGAAAAAGCAGGAGAATGGCCCCACGCCAGCAAAGAAAACCACAATGCTGCTACTAATGGCACCCCCTAAGGACCTTCAGCAG AAAATTGTGAAAGCCGGTGATAAGGACTTGGATGGCCAGCTGGACTTTGAGGAGTTTGTGCATTACTTGAGGGACCATGAAAAGAAGCTACGGCTGGTCTTCAAAAGTTTGGACAAGAAGAATGACG GTCGCATCGATTCACAGGAGATCATGCAGTCACTCAGAGACCTGGGGGTCCACATCTCGGAGCAACAGGCTGAGAAAATCCTCAAGAG CATGGACAAGAATGGGACAATGACCATCGACTGGAACGAATGGCGGGACTACCACCTGCTTCACCCTGCAGAAAACATCCCGGAGATCATCCTGTACTGGAAGCATTCGACG ATATTTGATGTAGGAGAGAGTTTAATGGTGCCTGATGAGTTCACCGCAGAGGAGAAGAATACGGGGATGTGGTGGCGCCACCTAGTGGCAGGAGGCGGAGCTGGCGCTGTTTCACGCACCTGCACAGCTCCCCTCGATCGCCTCAAAGTTCTCATGCAG GTACACTCCTCTCGCATGAACACCATGTGCATTGCGAGTGGTTTTTCTCAGATGATCCGTGAAGGTGGTATTCGGTCACTGTGGCGAGGAAATGGCATCAACGTCCTCAAGATTGCACCCGAGTCCGCCATCAAGTTCATGGCCTATGAGCAG ATCAAGCGGCTGATTGGCAGCAATCAGGAGACGCTGGGAATTCTGGAGAGACTGGTCGCAGGATCGCTGGCTGGTGCCATCGCGCAGAGCAGCATCTACCCAATGGAG GTTCTGAAGACTCGACTAGCCCTAGGAAGGACGGGTCAGTACTCCGGCATCGCGGACTGCGCCAAACACGTATTTAAGAAAGAGGGCTTAGCAGCGTTTTACAAGGGCTACATCCCCAACATGCTCGGCATTATTCCCTACGCTGGAATAGACCTGGCTGTCTACGAG aCTCTGAAAAACTCCTGGCTACAGAGGTATGCCACAGACAGCGCAGATCCTGGCGTGTTTGTCCTGCTAGCCTGCGGCACCATGTCCAGCACTTGTGGCCAGTTAGCCAGTTACCCTTTAGCCCTGGTGAGGACCCGCATGCAAGCTCAAG CTACATTGGATGGAGCACCTCAGATGTCCATGAGCAAGCTGTTCAGACATATTGTCCGGACAGAAGGTGCGACGGGGCTCTACCGAGGCCTGGCGCCCAACTTCATGAAGGTCATCCCGGCAGTCAGCATCAGCTACGTGGTGTACGAGAATCTAAAAGTCACACTAGGTGTCCAGTCCCGGTGA
- the slc25a25b gene encoding calcium-binding mitochondrial carrier protein SCaMC-2-B isoform X3, with amino-acid sequence MLCLSLYVPVANSLPTECEYFESRSLPAELNPLFKLSLVLPSQELNTYRNWRQKIVKAGDKDLDGQLDFEEFVHYLRDHEKKLRLVFKSLDKKNDGRIDSQEIMQSLRDLGVHISEQQAEKILKSMDKNGTMTIDWNEWRDYHLLHPAENIPEIILYWKHSTIFDVGESLMVPDEFTAEEKNTGMWWRHLVAGGGAGAVSRTCTAPLDRLKVLMQVHSSRMNTMCIASGFSQMIREGGIRSLWRGNGINVLKIAPESAIKFMAYEQIKRLIGSNQETLGILERLVAGSLAGAIAQSSIYPMEVLKTRLALGRTGQYSGIADCAKHVFKKEGLAAFYKGYIPNMLGIIPYAGIDLAVYETLKNSWLQRYATDSADPGVFVLLACGTMSSTCGQLASYPLALVRTRMQAQATLDGAPQMSMSKLFRHIVRTEGATGLYRGLAPNFMKVIPAVSISYVVYENLKVTLGVQSR; translated from the exons atgcTGTGCCTTTCTTTGTACGTGCCTGTCGCTAATTCGCTCCCGACCGAATGTGAATATTTCGAGTCGAGAAGTTTGCCGGCTGAACTGAACCCTCTGTTCAAGCTGAGTTTAGTTCTTCCGTCTCAGGAGCTGAACACATACCGGAACTGGAGACAG AAAATTGTGAAAGCCGGTGATAAGGACTTGGATGGCCAGCTGGACTTTGAGGAGTTTGTGCATTACTTGAGGGACCATGAAAAGAAGCTACGGCTGGTCTTCAAAAGTTTGGACAAGAAGAATGACG GTCGCATCGATTCACAGGAGATCATGCAGTCACTCAGAGACCTGGGGGTCCACATCTCGGAGCAACAGGCTGAGAAAATCCTCAAGAG CATGGACAAGAATGGGACAATGACCATCGACTGGAACGAATGGCGGGACTACCACCTGCTTCACCCTGCAGAAAACATCCCGGAGATCATCCTGTACTGGAAGCATTCGACG ATATTTGATGTAGGAGAGAGTTTAATGGTGCCTGATGAGTTCACCGCAGAGGAGAAGAATACGGGGATGTGGTGGCGCCACCTAGTGGCAGGAGGCGGAGCTGGCGCTGTTTCACGCACCTGCACAGCTCCCCTCGATCGCCTCAAAGTTCTCATGCAG GTACACTCCTCTCGCATGAACACCATGTGCATTGCGAGTGGTTTTTCTCAGATGATCCGTGAAGGTGGTATTCGGTCACTGTGGCGAGGAAATGGCATCAACGTCCTCAAGATTGCACCCGAGTCCGCCATCAAGTTCATGGCCTATGAGCAG ATCAAGCGGCTGATTGGCAGCAATCAGGAGACGCTGGGAATTCTGGAGAGACTGGTCGCAGGATCGCTGGCTGGTGCCATCGCGCAGAGCAGCATCTACCCAATGGAG GTTCTGAAGACTCGACTAGCCCTAGGAAGGACGGGTCAGTACTCCGGCATCGCGGACTGCGCCAAACACGTATTTAAGAAAGAGGGCTTAGCAGCGTTTTACAAGGGCTACATCCCCAACATGCTCGGCATTATTCCCTACGCTGGAATAGACCTGGCTGTCTACGAG aCTCTGAAAAACTCCTGGCTACAGAGGTATGCCACAGACAGCGCAGATCCTGGCGTGTTTGTCCTGCTAGCCTGCGGCACCATGTCCAGCACTTGTGGCCAGTTAGCCAGTTACCCTTTAGCCCTGGTGAGGACCCGCATGCAAGCTCAAG CTACATTGGATGGAGCACCTCAGATGTCCATGAGCAAGCTGTTCAGACATATTGTCCGGACAGAAGGTGCGACGGGGCTCTACCGAGGCCTGGCGCCCAACTTCATGAAGGTCATCCCGGCAGTCAGCATCAGCTACGTGGTGTACGAGAATCTAAAAGTCACACTAGGTGTCCAGTCCCGGTGA
- the slc25a25b gene encoding calcium-binding mitochondrial carrier protein SCaMC-2-B isoform X1, with the protein MMHQQGSFVSPILGGVLCQCRSEEYRLSDPGGGVSGVDVGVNTLIPATKDEPHVCAVCGGPEQEHRLKVLFQILDVNRDGGICVNDLTIGLKKLGLHRTEHELRKIVKAGDKDLDGQLDFEEFVHYLRDHEKKLRLVFKSLDKKNDGRIDSQEIMQSLRDLGVHISEQQAEKILKSMDKNGTMTIDWNEWRDYHLLHPAENIPEIILYWKHSTIFDVGESLMVPDEFTAEEKNTGMWWRHLVAGGGAGAVSRTCTAPLDRLKVLMQVHSSRMNTMCIASGFSQMIREGGIRSLWRGNGINVLKIAPESAIKFMAYEQIKRLIGSNQETLGILERLVAGSLAGAIAQSSIYPMEVLKTRLALGRTGQYSGIADCAKHVFKKEGLAAFYKGYIPNMLGIIPYAGIDLAVYETLKNSWLQRYATDSADPGVFVLLACGTMSSTCGQLASYPLALVRTRMQAQATLDGAPQMSMSKLFRHIVRTEGATGLYRGLAPNFMKVIPAVSISYVVYENLKVTLGVQSR; encoded by the exons ATGATGCACCAGCAGGGCTCGTTTGTCTCGCCTATTCTGGGCGGTGTGCTGTGCCAGTGCCGCTCCGAGGAGTATCGGCTTTCCGACCCAGGCGGCGGAGTTAGTGGCgttgatgttggtgttaatACTCTGATCCCGGCGACGAAAGACGAGCCGCATGTCTGCGCCGTGTGCGGCGGCCCCGAGCAGGAGCATCGCCTCAAGGTCCTGTTCCAGATCCTGGACGTGAACCGAGACGGAGGAATCTGTGTGAATGACCTGACGATCGGCCTGAAGAAACTCGGGCTCCATCGCACCGAGCACGAGCTTAGG AAAATTGTGAAAGCCGGTGATAAGGACTTGGATGGCCAGCTGGACTTTGAGGAGTTTGTGCATTACTTGAGGGACCATGAAAAGAAGCTACGGCTGGTCTTCAAAAGTTTGGACAAGAAGAATGACG GTCGCATCGATTCACAGGAGATCATGCAGTCACTCAGAGACCTGGGGGTCCACATCTCGGAGCAACAGGCTGAGAAAATCCTCAAGAG CATGGACAAGAATGGGACAATGACCATCGACTGGAACGAATGGCGGGACTACCACCTGCTTCACCCTGCAGAAAACATCCCGGAGATCATCCTGTACTGGAAGCATTCGACG ATATTTGATGTAGGAGAGAGTTTAATGGTGCCTGATGAGTTCACCGCAGAGGAGAAGAATACGGGGATGTGGTGGCGCCACCTAGTGGCAGGAGGCGGAGCTGGCGCTGTTTCACGCACCTGCACAGCTCCCCTCGATCGCCTCAAAGTTCTCATGCAG GTACACTCCTCTCGCATGAACACCATGTGCATTGCGAGTGGTTTTTCTCAGATGATCCGTGAAGGTGGTATTCGGTCACTGTGGCGAGGAAATGGCATCAACGTCCTCAAGATTGCACCCGAGTCCGCCATCAAGTTCATGGCCTATGAGCAG ATCAAGCGGCTGATTGGCAGCAATCAGGAGACGCTGGGAATTCTGGAGAGACTGGTCGCAGGATCGCTGGCTGGTGCCATCGCGCAGAGCAGCATCTACCCAATGGAG GTTCTGAAGACTCGACTAGCCCTAGGAAGGACGGGTCAGTACTCCGGCATCGCGGACTGCGCCAAACACGTATTTAAGAAAGAGGGCTTAGCAGCGTTTTACAAGGGCTACATCCCCAACATGCTCGGCATTATTCCCTACGCTGGAATAGACCTGGCTGTCTACGAG aCTCTGAAAAACTCCTGGCTACAGAGGTATGCCACAGACAGCGCAGATCCTGGCGTGTTTGTCCTGCTAGCCTGCGGCACCATGTCCAGCACTTGTGGCCAGTTAGCCAGTTACCCTTTAGCCCTGGTGAGGACCCGCATGCAAGCTCAAG CTACATTGGATGGAGCACCTCAGATGTCCATGAGCAAGCTGTTCAGACATATTGTCCGGACAGAAGGTGCGACGGGGCTCTACCGAGGCCTGGCGCCCAACTTCATGAAGGTCATCCCGGCAGTCAGCATCAGCTACGTGGTGTACGAGAATCTAAAAGTCACACTAGGTGTCCAGTCCCGGTGA